The DNA window ActtatattttacacataaatcgCTCCATTTTATTTCATACCCTTTATATTAGGCTCTGTGATGATAAAACTAAGGCTGCATAAatgttaaagatcctttccaacgataaaagactgcatgatgcatgaatgagtgctgttcaTACAatgctgctctatggagagtggcaccccgctgcgctctcctctTCACTATCAATAGGATTGGTCGTTGTCTGTGGATCGGCCAGTATGGTCGTCTGGTTGACACCAGTACACCAGTTTATcgggcgattatcggacaagaatcatcttaTGTGCATACGTAGCCTTAGTTGGCAGGAGCTAGCTCCGTAacaacatcacagcaccctgtcCCTGTATTTCTTTAAGAGCTCTCATCATTGATGTAAGCAGTGGGCTGGATTTAGGAAAGAGTtgtacaaatatcaaaatactcTTATGGAGTGGGCATTCCTAGGCAGATCACATTTGCATGgagaccaccctaggtaatgcTAATGTCTAATGCTGAGCCTTCAAgattgtaaaaactgaaaaacaatgaataaaagagGTAGGCTAATGGCACCAAATAcatacaaggagaaaaaaaatatttgacatgaatgaatttttatttgtgaataaaaatgtttggaagAGGTACACCACATCAAGATTTGGTACTTACAAATTAATATGCTGTAACGACAGACACATGTTACATTTATGGCCGCTGTTGGAGGAGTTGTATGTAGCACACTAAAgtcacaaaaagaaaagaaataaatcttAGTTCACTGAAAATTCCAATCACTAAAAAACAGTTCATATGTTCTCTAATGCCAGGCAAGGTTTTAAAGCCAATGCTGCAAAGAAGTTTCTTAACTGTTGTGGGTATCTATAGACTCCGATAAAGAAACCTTCCAGTACGTAGTGATAGACCAATATGTGgaattgttcatttattttgtagctgacataaaagaaaaatacacataatcTGAGATGTCTATccgaaaaaacaatgaaaatcatGAAGAATCAGCAAGAATGTCCTGATGGTCACAAATTGTGTCCACAATTCACCAACAAGCTTCTGTTTTTTGCCTTCTGGAGAGCTCAGACAGCTTGGGAAGTTTAGTATGGTAATGCTAACATTTCTGGAGGTGCCTTGAGTTCACCAGCTACCTCCTGCATCTTCCTGTTGGTCTACAAGGATGCCCACCATAGTAATGGGTCAATACAAAGTTGCAGGAGGGGAAAAGTCAGCTAAAAATCACAATTTGCGCTTTAGTTCTTCAGCCAATTTAGACTTTAAAttgatgacaggtgcactttaaaactTCTCATATAGGAAAAAGCAATACCCCTCTCCCCAGCAGCACATACTCACTTAACATTCACTTCCTTGTTATGAGGACTGATGAAAATACCTGGAACTTTCAAATCTCCGGTGCTATCACATGGGAGCACTGAGGTAGGAAGTTCTCATGACTGTGTAATCCCTGGCTGGGGAATCCTAAAGCTTTTAAGGAAAGCTGGGGAAGGGGTGTCACACCAAGACACAAGGGGAGTTTTGGGTAACCAACCCAGCTTAAAACAGTTTCTGTTCCTTTTCAGAGGATCTAAATTTCCTTTACATTTCTACAATGGTTTTGTATTGGAGACATGTCTCTCCACTTTCTGCAACAATCACcacacaggaagtaaaaaaaaatctccctagTGCTAAAAATGATGTCTGGAACTGAGCTTAAAATCAAACCCATGGTAACAACAGAAATGATTTTTGATATTGGGCGCACTCCGTTTCCCAGCAGTCAGTCATTAGGCCCAAAAATGCCATGGTGTGCTTATGCTTATGCCAATAATAACCAGGAGACGTTTACTATTGGTGTAGCCACCTTTAGTAAAACTTTGTGGGGTTGCTATCTTATAACATTTTGAAAGATAACAGATTTTGGTTTGTATTAAGGAATGTTTTATCATTACACaagaaataataatgattacattttgaCTTTTGTGAACAGAACTGGATAAATGTGAAAGTTGGACCCAATAAATCCTTTTCCAGAACAGTTTCAgatgtaaaaattgtttaaatattttcagtcttACCACAGGGATTTGTGTCAGGTGAATTGCGTAAATTCCTGACTTGTAATATTCGTTGTGAGATAAATAACGTGAGCTTACCAGTGACTTAATGCAATGTTGTCATACCCTAAAAATAAATCCATCCTGAAAAGCCAACATGCCAGGGCTTCTTCATGCTTTGATTATCGGCACATAATGATAACATGGAACCCAAACCACCATTTGTCACTACACTAAGGTAATGAAATTAGAAAACCCACATAGTACAACATTGATGTACAGTTATGATACAGTAGTTGTATTGATGATATCCACATAAAGGTTTTACATGAAATAGAAAGACCAAATACTGGATAATGGATAAAGACGGAGAAAAAAGTCTGTGGCTTCCTGGAAGTGTTAACTTAGACCCTGAACAAGACTCCATGCAGGTCTCATAATGGATTCAATTACTCAGCTtgctatgaataaaaaaacaaaaaacaaaatgagttcAAGGTTTTGGTGATTATGCTCTTTCGAAGTGCTGCATATAACAATAGCATGTAACATCCAATGTAAGTCTTTGTTGATTGTCCCCAGCTAAGAGTCCTGACCTCTTTGATTCTCTTGTCATAACTATCATTTCAGTATCAAACCAGCACAGCTGAGCTCCTGCTTCCCCACAGGATATAGCTGAAGTCCCTTTTACCCTCTACCCCCGAAACAGTGGCAATGCCTTATATTTAGTCCATGACATTTGGGGTCACAGTCTTGAATGCCAGTGAGTGTCAATACCTGAGGATATGTGGCAGTGGACAGCTGATCATCCAGCCAGTTAAGACCACTGATAATGCACAAACCAGTCTGAAGTACATATTTTGTAGCAAATTATACTGCAATACAGAAACTCTTCTCTCATGTTACCTCTTCACCATTTGTATATTTCAACCTTTTGTTTTAGGTGGTCTCTGTGTATTCTCAACTGTACTAAATTATTCAGAAATTTTCTGATTTTCCCTTTTCCATTCACCTTTCGGAGCTATGCAGTGCAGCTTTTGTTCTTTAATTAAAGTACAATTGTTCATTTATGAGACCATACACAAAGGTCGAGTTAGAGATTGCCTCTGGGCACAACATCCTCTACTAGAAATGTCTTCCCCTGCCAGGATCTCATTATCGGAGCAGTCATCCAGATCGCAGGTTGAGCTGATTTCTGCCCAAGCCTCCTCTGTGGCCTCTACTGTCCAAACTGGAATGCTGACTTTCATCTGCATGTCGTGTAGCATTCTTTCCACATGTTCGATCTGATCAGCCAGGTCTGGGGAACAAGGCCGTTCCGACCGTTGtggattttcttttattcttgtgCTTGGTGACTTGATGTTGCGAGCCCTGAAGGCCACCTCTGAGGTTTTACCAATGACCCCAGTATTGACCAGTCTCTTGCGCCGACCATGCAAAGGAAAGAGTTGGCAAAGATGATGAGCTTTACATAAGTCCTGCTGGAAAAGCTCTAGAGTGGAAAGGAAGAGTACCCAGGTTCGTTCGAGCTCCACCCTGTCCTGCTGATTGACTTCTTGTTCCATCAGCAAGACCATCAGTGTGTTACTTAGATCTGTATAAGACACATAAGTGTGTAAGTAAGAATAGTTCTGGgttatacacataaatataaacattttaaatgttttatagttttttaatttCCCTGAATTAAACCTATAAGAGAAAGTAGGAGATGACAAGAAAGCTAACAACCGATAACCGATACTCCTGCATCATTTGTGTGAAGGCTCCTGGGAGCCTTGGAATTGGAAGCTGGACatttactgtgtatttttttttttttaataagatcaAGGATTTTTCCTTATTTGCAACTTTTTGAAGGGATACAGCATGTAAACATGTATAGGAATGCTCCAACATCTAATATGTCTATTTCTACAGGTTTTGAGTGAAGCTTGTGCAGTCACAAGGCAGTGGCCCAGCATGGGGTTTCTGAGTCATACAACTCTGTTTTGCAGTTTGTACACTAAGAGTCATCCTTCCAACCAGGACCTGATGGTCATCAATGAAACCTGTAgctacaatgggcctgatttattaaagctctccaaagctggagaggatacacttttatcagtgaagctgggtgatccagcaaaccaggaatgaatctggtccaggatttaaaacatttactaacaaatagcaaaaatttCTTAGCCTTCTATCTTGCCACCTTGGCTTGTGGTCAACACACATATAGTAAATCTAAACCGTAAATGAAAACCATTTAGTTTGGTAAAGTGCTgtatagcatatataatatattataaaatatatatgtatataatatatatttattctataaaatGCCATTATCACCATTGTTTCATCCTAGGTTGTATCTTAGAGCTGCTGCTCTCCCAAAGTCCGTTTCAACCACCATTTAGTTGCTCCACTCAGGCgtggatcaggggtgtcaaaatctggcccgcaatgccttttttttggtacccaaaggaatcctaaatatgaattgcagctggcctgcctgtacatttaaatagcgtcgctactacaattcccggcatcactcgcgtctatagaccagtggcctctctgcctatacgtggccccgcattggactgttttatagacgcaagtaatgccaggaaatgtagtagcggcatcactcgcgtctatagaccaggggcctctctgcctatgtgtggccccgcattggactgttttatagacgcagggaattgtagtagcagtgccacgactttgtctaagtttttaattttggctcactgtgtatttgagtttgacacccctggtgtatattttctttaatgttctTTCCCCTAATACTGCTTTATCTCTCATCCTTTGTAGATGTATTATTCTTGAAGGTTTCTGTACACATCTTGAGTGCACAGTCTGCATAGATGACAGTACCTATATATGGGAAGGTATGGTAGATATGTTATAGTATTGCCTGTGACTTATCTGACTGTCATAGTTCGTTCcaagtagaaatataaaaaaacatacatcacctcattttaaagttttaggttttaaagTATTTTCTCCATATCTATACTGATTCCTATCTGAACCACATTGCACTGTGCATATGTTCCCGTACCTTGTCTTAAACTGCACATGCATGCAAAAAAGCATGGGCCCCACTGAGAACACTGGATTTTAAGAATGCCATTTATTTTGAGAGTGCTGGAAAATGCATTAACATGCATGACATTGTGTGCTGTGAAAGCAAGTGCTCTGTCTTTTTCCACTCATAAATCATCAAAAGACTTGTAACACTGCTTCATGATcagctgcaaatgtttttattcagattttattactttttatgtaaataattatttttacaaactgtTTTAGTAGTAGAAATTAAACAAATTTGTCTTTgaggatttatttattgtttcaagctttaaataaatatatagtgacAGTGTGATCGAAGCCATATACATATAGCAGGGGTGTAATGTAAACCTTGCAGCTAAGATGAGATCCCTGGAataagtaaaatccaccctggaTAGTCATAAACAAACTTTCTGTATcctgtgtttaaaaatgtataaatgtaagcTATGTATTGTGTAATGGAACCGATACTGTAAAGTCAGGGAATGCTTATGAGAGATTTAGTGAATTTTTAAGATAAAGTATAACTTAACTATCACTAGATTTGTGTTTCTGAATGTTTCCATTATCTCACTGTAGACACCCCAAGGCAGCCTTTCCCTACTATAATGATTATATCCAgagttcacagtacattaacatggtaatcattggaaagaatgcttcttttATTGCTATCCAGGAGGATctttggtgtcaatggtaacaaATAAATGGCAATGATTCAAGGAACCATCAGCAGCCTTTGAAGGAATCCTGAGTTCCACTGATCCCTAGTGGAGAAACACCCCATGTCaaggcaaataaaacaaaagcatgcAAGTGAGCATTCATTCACCCATGTTCCATCCCTGCACATACAAAATAATACCTGCTAATAGGTGGAAGCACTCGTGGCCAACAAAAGGTGACAAGACACGTCAAGGCCACACCATCCACCTCACCATCCTATGATCCTTAGGAAAAAGTTGGAGGTCTAAATGGAATCTTTGgggctttttttaaagtagtgaatctcacttttactaaaacattccttgttgccattgaaacacatggacctggaagattctccaccaggagaTAACACATAGGAATAAGGACAGCTTTACATTTATCAGGAGGGCAACAGTTTTGTTTCTGTGCATATCAGATAACAAAGCTAGCAATAATATATTTCACAGAGCAATAGGTAGGAaattttttgtggtttatttgaACTTTGAAATGAACCTGAATGTTGGAAGCTGTGCCTAAAAAATCCAGGCAGGGGCAAGGCATTTGTCTCTGGTCTGGTGTGTCTCTCCGCTAATCTTTCCACACTCCATGTAGATTGAGGACCTCTTTAACTGTTGGCGTCAAACTTTAGCGTTGCCAACTCTCTACAAACTTGGAGCTGCTGTCTGCTATTGAGATTGGAGCCTCCCCGGCACCAGCTCTCCAATTTGCTCATAAATCTCGCCTCAAAAGAGGTGATGGGCTCAGCTCGCCTTCACAGCTACAATCAGCATTTTCAGATTAACCTCATTGCCCCAAAGCTTGAAAGGGGGACAAACGGCCTTCCTGCTCCCCACCCCAGTCCATGTCTGAGTGCTCTGGATCTCACATTGAATATGTACAGCTATGAGAGTCCAATCACATGACTACCAAAGTACAAGACCAATAGTAAACCTTTCAGAGTACATTAAATTATTTCttacaatctatttatttattgatttggaTAATTATGAAATATTGCGTAATAATATTTCATACTGACCTGCTTTAGGCATATCAAAACAACTAATGGCTCAGCAGCTATTGACCTAGCAATAAACATGACAGTAAACAAGGAGtagtaatttaacttttttaaatcatattgatAGTGCTAGGCTTTCTTATAAGGTAGCCCAGCATACATTCCAAACTAGGCAGCATGGATGGAACTtgtaatatagttttatatttataaaatacaccTTGGATCATACAAAGTCACAGGTTCAACTTTGCAGGATGGACTATAAGCAACCAGTACTACTGGATTAGGACGTTGCAAAGACCTCTGCAGAGACCCCCGTGATTGGTTATTAGAGGGGACAGACcaactctcaaaaaaaaaaacctgaactgTCCTGCACAATCACTTATGTGCATCTTGTAGTTACCATACTTTGTCACTTGggcaaaaagtgaaaaataacaGGTCCACTTAAAGTATACtcaaaggcaaaacattttgttttagttttggccCATTCAGAAAATTTTTGGGCCTTCTGTCAAGTTTTGGTTGCTCTCTATTCATCCTACTGACCCCTAAAATACAAAATGCGGGAAAATCCAATATTCTAGCAGAGGGTAAAAAATCCAATGGGGACAAATATTCCAATAATTATGGTTTCAGCTcacctctccaaggctgaaagTGAAAAATCCCCCCCTGCCTCCCAACAGGCCATAAGCAGTAATTACCcaatttgggtaaaaaaaaaaactgctaggaGACTCATCATAATACCTCATGGCGGTCGTGTGTAGGCAGGAAGTTCTAATACCTGTGTAAGTAACAACCAACTTGCAGCATACATTGGGCTTCTACTCTTTCAATCTAAAGCTAAAAGAGCCCAAGGGGTGAAAGGGCATGTGGGGTTCATAGGGGACCATGCAAACTAACCTGTGACTTACCTAATATCTTGACTAGTTAGACAACTACAGAATTCTCTGAAATATCCTTGAGCACAATAACCTTCCAGGGAAGCAGATCCCTCTTGCTCAAACACAACGTCCaccaattttaaaaattctttaaatctttttgtttgcCCCCACCCCTCCCGCAGCTTCAGAGTACAGAGAACTACCAGGCCAGTAGTAATCTCATAGGTCTCACACACCCACGAACAAAATCATTTCCTCACCTCGCTCCCCTCCTTGCCATTCAAAAATAAAGCAGAGAACTGTGTGTTGTATAAATGGCCAGTGGGGATACATCCAAGAAGTTGGGTGTAGGACCTACAGTCCTTGAATTACTAGCGGCCTTGAAGTACAGCAGAATCTTTACAAACTTGGGGCGGCAATCAAAAACAGGGTACAAAGGATCTCAGACGTTAGTTCTTGAGGAGTGCTGAGTTAACGTTAGTAGCAAAGTAGCATATATGGAAACTGCAAAGCCAAAGTAGGACCAAGAACCTGGTAAAGGTTTGCCAGGGCAGAAAAAAAGACCACCCACTTACTGTTCCCCCCCCTGAAATAGCTTGATGAAAGTCTAAGATCCAAACCACAAACATGGCAATTGGCCATTGTTGATCCTGTAGTGTTATCGGAAGCCATGTTCCCAGTCCTGtcccatcacctacatggaccttgatttactaaagctctccaaagctggagaggatacactttcaccagtgaatgtaggtgatccagcaaacctggaatggagttcttcaaaatattttgctaactgctagcaaatgttttgaatcctggaccaaaactattccaggtttgctggataacccagattcactgatgaaagtgtatcctctccagctctggagagctttaataaatcaggcccatctggagaagaaaggagaaagtGATCTGTACCTGCTTTTCCATAGATTCAGTACTGGGGGTAAATGTTGTCACAATCTTATGAAGACAACACATACAAGGACTGATAATATGAATTGTTGATATTTTTGTGCTTGGTGACACATCAGTACAAACCCGAAGGAGAAACATTGACCCAGGAGGCCCCAATCCTTCCAAGgctccattattatttttattacacagtatttatatagcactgacatattacacagctctgtacaaagttcTTAATCATATCACtggctgtccatcaaaggggctcacaatctaatgctcctaccacagtcatatgtccttaatacagcctaaagtcaattttgggaggaagccaatcaatctaaaccggagtacccagtgGAAACCTCACACGAAcatggggagagcctgcaaactccatgcagatagtttcctggccgagatttaaacctgggacccagcgctgcaaagaccagaatgctaacctctgagccaccctgctgcccatcTCCACACGCAAAGGCTGACACtctggccctaatttattaaagctcatcaaggctggagaggatacattttcatcagtgaagctggatgatccagcaaacctggattggattttccaagttatttcttgttttgttagcaaatgttttcaattctggaccattctggaccagatctactccaggttttttggatcacccagcttcactgatgaaagtgtatcctctccagccttggtgagttATAATACATGAGGGACCTACCTACCATTTGGTATCTCTGCTCCGTAGTTCACCTCACCATCGGGGAAGTTCGTACTGTGGTGGGACAGCAGGCCATAAAAGAAATGGAGTCCAAAAGAGAACCAGTAGTTCCACAAAGCAGTTTGCACTGCCCAGTGCATACTTTTCTAATGACTGGCTCTGGGGCACAACTGTGTCATGGTGGGGTTAAGTTCTAAAGAAGTGGAGGCTGATCACTTTGCACTGTGAATGTTCACtacaattatccaatcatgtacatGATTGGCTACCCAAAGGAAACaaagtctttttttcctttgctaaaTGAACCCTACTCTTCTAGTAAATCAACCTATTTGTATTTAGTGAAAACTACCAGGCTCACATCAACCATCcagtcatttgcaaaaaaaattcatGTTCAAATGTCCTTGCGCATGATTGGCTTTTCAAAGCAAACACCTTGCACCTGAATGGCTGCTCATAATGAACAAATGTGAATGCTCATTTGCTAAGTGAACACATCCTTTGGTACTTGGTTAGTAAATCAGTACCACTGCATTAGGTAACGGCCACCAGGCTTATGACAAtcgtccaatcatgtgcaagacaAAATGCTTAGAc is part of the Pyxicephalus adspersus chromosome 3, UCB_Pads_2.0, whole genome shotgun sequence genome and encodes:
- the LOC140325769 gene encoding regulator of G-protein signaling 9-binding protein-like produces the protein MSTPDGASPAPPHLHPSRTLTLRGIRGHAAESSGQGTVADCKKVHSSLNKVTACYRQLVMCVGGTSDSPRLREELEESRKKAFELSTDLSNTLMVLLMEQEVNQQDRVELERTWVLFLSTLELFQQDLCKAHHLCQLFPLHGRRKRLVNTGVIGKTSEVAFRARNIKSPSTRIKENPQRSERPCSPDLADQIEHVERMLHDMQMKVSIPVWTVEATEEAWAEISSTCDLDDCSDNEILAGEDISSRGCCAQRQSLTRPLCMVS